The following are from one region of the Leptospira harrisiae genome:
- a CDS encoding TlyA family RNA methyltransferase, with product MPKEKIRLDEFLVREGYAIDLKLAQSLILSGSVLINDVVISKVGTLVSPKDIVRTKEKIKIYVSRGAYKLLGAFASFPKVNVQNKTCIDLGSSTGGFCQVLLEKGASRVIAVDVGYGQLAQKIANNPKVTVFDRTHLKDLTVSQLEPLTEETWITMDLSFISLVPVFGSLVSLFQSSPKTIWQGISLFKPQFEVHPSKLDKGVLKNSHHIGYTIRSVWRKVRNLDSRLKFLGLAESPIQGADGNREFLIRWEWRR from the coding sequence TTGCCGAAAGAAAAAATTAGACTGGATGAATTCCTCGTTCGCGAGGGTTATGCGATTGATCTAAAACTAGCACAATCGTTAATCCTTTCTGGATCTGTTCTTATCAATGATGTAGTAATTTCCAAAGTGGGAACTTTAGTTTCCCCAAAAGATATCGTTAGGACCAAAGAAAAAATCAAAATCTATGTTTCTCGTGGGGCATACAAACTTCTCGGTGCTTTTGCTTCTTTTCCAAAGGTCAATGTCCAAAACAAAACCTGTATCGATTTAGGTTCTTCTACCGGAGGTTTTTGCCAAGTGCTTTTGGAAAAAGGTGCCTCACGTGTCATCGCTGTGGATGTAGGTTACGGTCAATTGGCCCAAAAAATTGCTAACAATCCCAAAGTTACAGTGTTTGACCGCACTCATCTAAAAGATCTAACAGTGTCTCAATTAGAACCTTTAACAGAGGAAACTTGGATCACCATGGATTTGAGTTTTATTTCACTTGTTCCCGTTTTTGGTTCCCTCGTTTCTCTATTCCAATCCAGTCCCAAAACCATTTGGCAAGGGATCTCCTTATTTAAACCTCAATTTGAAGTTCACCCATCCAAATTAGATAAAGGAGTTCTAAAAAATTCGCATCATATTGGTTATACGATTCGTTCCGTTTGGCGAAAGGTTAGAAATTTAGATTCAAGACTAAAATTTTTAGGATTAGCAGAATCTCCCATCCAAGGCGCTGATGGAAATCGGGAATTTTTGATTCGGTGGGAATGGAGAAGGTAG
- a CDS encoding response regulator encodes MTKKNILIVEDEPFLGLNIKQKIESFGFHVIAVVPSGDEAFQIVSEKVPDLILMDINLEGSLDGIETAESLREQFSVPVLFLTGFLDDTAKHRINQNSSYAYLMKPFTSEQLKEAVSGFTT; translated from the coding sequence ATGACGAAAAAGAACATCCTCATCGTCGAGGATGAACCCTTCCTCGGACTCAATATCAAACAGAAAATCGAATCTTTCGGTTTTCATGTGATTGCGGTCGTACCTTCCGGGGATGAGGCATTCCAAATTGTTTCGGAAAAAGTTCCTGATCTGATTTTGATGGACATCAATTTAGAAGGTTCCTTGGATGGAATAGAGACAGCGGAATCGTTACGAGAGCAGTTTTCCGTACCCGTTTTATTTTTGACAGGATTTTTAGATGATACCGCAAAACACAGAATCAATCAAAATTCATCCTACGCTTATTTAATGAAACCTTTCACTTCCGAACAATTGAAAGAAGCAGTCTCTGGTTTTACAACTTAA
- a CDS encoding cation:proton antiporter encodes MKTRSSFFYGFTILLFGSLGYLLLQAGTLLETAKNIVIVTNQHLDTENFINRFHHPLALLFLQIIIVCGSARFVGYIFSRKLKQPSVMGEIVAGILLGPSLLGYYFPETMGFLFPPASLPTLGTLSQIGLVLFMFIIGMELDLSVLKNKAHSAIVISHASIIFPFFLGMILAYYFYTDYAPENVGFLSFSLFMGIAMSITAFPVLARILQERNLTRTPLGAMVLTCAAADDITAWILLAIIVTISKSGNLNTALFTIGLSFAYILTMIYLVAPFLKRLGSIYISRENLTRTAVALILMILFLSSLTTEVIGIHALFGAFLAGVIMPSEGNLKKLIAEKIEDIAVILFLPIFFVITGLRTEIGLLNGSHLWLVFGLVILVAVVGKFVGSAFAAKVSGSNWEDALSIGALMNTRGLMELVVLNIGYDLGILSPEIFAVFVLMALVTTLSTGPLLDGIQRFFSNSEKRISTEKPADRKLRVLVAFAQEKMGKSLVRFAYSLTGNQKKNLEITALHISPNDSLSNEEIRRYRDASFEAIRQTGRSMGLQVQTEYRITDNVTYEIVNFAKIKHTDILLIGAAKPLFSRSYTGGKIKGILNYCPATVGVLIDNGLESLEKIAILYKGEKDPILGFAQKLTSLKGMKSNKIKAEDLVQPETDLSPYPIALNKITGYSLILIDLNVWEEMGFEKMDLLPTSFLLVRFLST; translated from the coding sequence ATGAAAACACGTTCTTCTTTTTTTTATGGATTCACCATACTACTGTTTGGTTCCCTTGGCTATTTACTTTTGCAAGCAGGAACTCTTCTCGAAACAGCAAAAAATATTGTCATTGTTACAAATCAACATTTAGACACAGAAAATTTTATTAATAGATTCCACCATCCTTTAGCTCTACTTTTTCTCCAAATCATCATTGTTTGTGGATCGGCAAGATTTGTTGGTTATATTTTTTCGAGAAAACTCAAACAACCATCCGTAATGGGTGAAATAGTAGCGGGAATTTTACTCGGACCATCCTTATTAGGTTACTACTTCCCTGAAACCATGGGGTTTTTGTTCCCACCTGCAAGTCTTCCCACACTAGGAACCCTTAGCCAAATTGGTTTGGTTCTTTTTATGTTCATCATAGGGATGGAACTTGATTTATCAGTTTTGAAAAACAAAGCGCACTCTGCCATTGTGATTAGCCATGCCAGTATCATTTTCCCCTTTTTCTTAGGAATGATTTTGGCTTATTATTTTTATACAGATTATGCACCTGAGAATGTAGGTTTTTTATCTTTTTCACTTTTTATGGGAATTGCAATGAGTATCACTGCCTTTCCCGTACTGGCAAGGATCCTTCAGGAAAGAAACTTAACAAGAACTCCTCTTGGAGCAATGGTTCTTACTTGTGCCGCTGCCGATGATATCACCGCTTGGATCTTACTTGCAATCATCGTAACCATTTCCAAATCAGGAAATCTCAATACTGCCCTTTTCACCATTGGATTGTCTTTTGCATATATCCTAACTATGATTTATCTTGTGGCTCCTTTTCTCAAACGTTTGGGTTCCATATATATCTCTAGAGAAAACTTAACTAGAACTGCAGTGGCTCTCATCTTAATGATTCTATTTTTATCCTCTCTAACCACTGAGGTAATTGGAATTCATGCCCTATTTGGAGCATTCCTTGCCGGTGTAATTATGCCATCAGAAGGAAATCTTAAAAAACTCATTGCTGAAAAGATAGAAGACATTGCCGTCATTTTATTTCTCCCGATTTTCTTTGTGATCACAGGGCTCAGAACAGAAATTGGCCTTCTCAATGGTTCTCATTTATGGTTGGTGTTTGGTCTCGTCATCTTAGTGGCTGTTGTTGGAAAATTTGTGGGCAGTGCCTTTGCAGCAAAAGTTTCAGGATCCAATTGGGAGGATGCTCTCTCTATCGGTGCATTGATGAATACACGAGGGCTCATGGAACTTGTGGTTCTCAATATTGGTTATGATTTGGGAATTTTAAGTCCCGAGATTTTTGCTGTGTTTGTACTGATGGCTCTTGTCACCACTCTCTCAACAGGACCACTGTTAGATGGAATTCAAAGATTCTTTTCTAATTCTGAAAAAAGAATCAGCACTGAAAAACCAGCCGATAGAAAGTTACGTGTGTTAGTTGCCTTTGCGCAAGAAAAAATGGGGAAAAGTTTGGTTCGATTTGCTTATTCTCTCACTGGTAACCAGAAGAAAAATTTAGAAATTACTGCCCTTCATATTTCACCTAACGATTCTTTATCTAATGAAGAAATTCGTCGATACCGTGATGCCAGTTTTGAAGCCATTCGCCAAACAGGCAGGAGTATGGGATTGCAGGTTCAAACAGAATACCGCATCACAGACAACGTCACCTATGAAATTGTCAATTTTGCCAAAATCAAACACACTGATATCTTACTCATTGGTGCTGCCAAACCACTTTTTTCTCGTAGTTATACGGGAGGAAAAATCAAAGGAATCCTCAATTACTGTCCAGCGACAGTTGGGGTTTTGATAGACAATGGTCTCGAGTCTTTGGAAAAAATTGCCATCCTTTACAAAGGGGAAAAAGATCCCATCCTCGGTTTTGCACAAAAGCTAACATCCCTCAAAGGGATGAAGTCGAACAAAATCAAAGCGGAAGACCTAGTTCAACCCGAAACAGATCTAAGTCCCTATCCCATCGCTCTGAATAAAATTACAGGATATTCTCTGATTCTCATTGATCTGAATGTGTGGGAAGAAATGGGATTTGAGAAAATGGATCTACTCCCAACTTCATTTCTTTTGGTTCGTTTTTTAAGCACCTAA
- a CDS encoding nucleoside-diphosphate kinase: MERTFIMLKPDAVKNKHIGDILQRIEKEGFKILGMKFLKLSLEDAKQFYAVHAARPFYNDLCTYMASGPIVACALERDNAVAHWRDVIGATDPKEAKAGTIRALFAESKEANAVHGSDSVANALQEIAFFFKGYELN; this comes from the coding sequence ATGGAAAGAACTTTTATTATGCTTAAACCCGATGCTGTGAAAAACAAACACATCGGTGACATCCTTCAAAGAATTGAAAAAGAAGGATTCAAAATCCTAGGAATGAAATTCCTAAAACTCAGCCTCGAAGACGCAAAACAATTTTATGCGGTTCACGCAGCTCGTCCTTTTTACAATGACCTTTGCACTTATATGGCTTCTGGTCCAATCGTTGCTTGCGCTCTTGAAAGAGACAACGCTGTAGCACATTGGAGAGATGTGATTGGTGCCACTGATCCAAAAGAAGCAAAAGCGGGAACCATTCGCGCACTCTTTGCTGAAAGCAAAGAAGCAAATGCAGTTCACGGTTCTGACTCTGTAGCAAACGCACTTCAAGAAATTGCGTTTTTCTTCAAAGGGTATGAACTTAACTAA
- a CDS encoding polyprenyl synthetase family protein, producing MPTHFSDILKNSKQLFDSFFESYTKELFQPRTRITDACLYSLKAGGKRIRPIFVLNSFFDPSQIPTKPNLNENFSVYLAALAVECIHTYSLIHDDLPAMDNDDTRRGMPTCHIQFDEATAILTGDTLNSLSFYLLSLFEKTDSTAIRDSIQILHKGAGMNGMILGQMEDIEEEKNPSGKNKESKLSSIHTKKTGALIEASFLLGNRLRSDWKEREAVISSYAKEIGLLFQITDDILDVEGNLQDLGKTPGKDAKAGKLTYPSLYGMETAKRLRDESVNNAISLVSEVSSLNNEFFLGLPKYIAERKN from the coding sequence GTGCCAACTCACTTTTCCGATATTTTAAAAAACTCCAAACAACTCTTTGATTCTTTTTTTGAATCTTATACGAAAGAATTGTTCCAACCGCGCACTCGCATAACAGACGCTTGTTTGTACAGTCTCAAAGCTGGCGGAAAAAGAATCCGACCTATTTTTGTACTCAATTCTTTCTTTGATCCATCCCAAATCCCGACGAAACCAAATTTGAATGAAAACTTCTCTGTTTATTTAGCGGCTCTCGCCGTGGAATGCATTCATACCTATTCTCTCATCCATGATGATTTACCAGCAATGGACAACGATGACACACGCCGTGGAATGCCTACTTGCCACATCCAATTTGATGAAGCCACTGCCATCCTTACGGGAGATACACTCAACTCTTTGAGCTTTTACCTTTTATCTTTATTTGAAAAAACAGACTCCACCGCTATACGTGACTCCATTCAAATTCTACACAAAGGTGCCGGAATGAATGGAATGATCCTTGGGCAAATGGAAGATATTGAAGAAGAAAAAAATCCTAGTGGAAAAAATAAAGAATCTAAGCTTTCATCCATCCATACAAAAAAAACAGGAGCTCTCATTGAAGCATCCTTCCTACTAGGAAATCGACTCCGATCCGATTGGAAAGAAAGAGAGGCAGTTATTTCTAGTTATGCGAAAGAAATAGGGCTATTATTCCAAATTACCGATGATATTTTAGATGTGGAAGGAAACCTGCAAGATCTTGGGAAAACGCCAGGAAAAGATGCCAAAGCTGGCAAATTAACTTATCCTAGTCTTTACGGGATGGAAACTGCAAAAAGATTAAGAGATGAGTCCGTTAACAATGCAATTTCTCTTGTTTCAGAAGTTTCTTCATTAAACAATGAATTCTTTTTAGGATTACCAAAATACATTGCCGAAAGAAAAAATTAG
- a CDS encoding ferredoxin — protein sequence MADKSSKQPENVPGKYYVDQTCVPCNDCIKEAPSLMQYNTDESHIFFKKQPTNPVEEKQAKAAMAMCPVDAIGDDGE from the coding sequence ATGGCAGATAAAAGTAGCAAACAACCCGAAAATGTACCAGGAAAATACTATGTCGACCAGACTTGTGTTCCCTGTAACGACTGCATTAAGGAAGCCCCTAGTTTAATGCAGTACAATACCGACGAAAGCCATATTTTCTTTAAAAAGCAGCCAACCAACCCTGTCGAAGAAAAACAAGCAAAAGCTGCAATGGCGATGTGCCCCGTTGATGCCATTGGTGACGATGGCGAATAA
- a CDS encoding argininosuccinate synthase: MKEKPAPKKIVLAYSGGLDTSVILAWLKDTYGCEVIAFCADVGQKEELTGLEEKGKNTGASKVYIQDLRLEFARDFIFPAIRGNAIYEMRYLLGTSLARPLIAKAMAEVATKEGADAFSHGATGKGNDQVRFELTFKALSPNLQIIAPWRTWDFGGRADLIEYAKKKGIPVPVTAAKPYSMDRNLMHLSFEGGILEDPFNEPKEDMFILTVSPEKAPDKPTYLELDFENGDCVAIDGKKLNPLEVMETLNDLGGKNGVGRVDIVENRLVGIKSRGVYETPGGTILHIAHRDLESITLDRDTQHKKDELSQEFARYIYNGQWYSNQMNALRAYMDYTQKYVNGTVRIKLYKGSCTVVGRKSIKSLYNAGLSTFEKEELYNQYDAEGFINLYGLPMKEWARVNK; the protein is encoded by the coding sequence ATGAAAGAGAAACCTGCTCCCAAAAAAATCGTTCTCGCTTACTCCGGAGGACTCGATACTTCCGTCATCCTGGCTTGGTTGAAAGATACCTATGGTTGTGAAGTCATTGCTTTTTGTGCCGATGTCGGTCAAAAAGAAGAACTTACAGGCCTAGAAGAAAAAGGTAAAAATACCGGAGCTTCCAAAGTGTACATCCAAGATCTACGTTTGGAATTTGCACGAGACTTTATTTTCCCTGCGATTCGGGGAAATGCCATTTATGAAATGCGTTATTTACTCGGAACCTCTCTGGCTCGTCCTCTCATTGCTAAAGCTATGGCAGAAGTAGCCACAAAAGAAGGAGCCGATGCATTCTCACACGGTGCAACAGGAAAAGGAAATGATCAAGTTCGTTTTGAACTCACCTTCAAAGCACTTTCGCCTAACTTACAAATTATTGCTCCTTGGAGAACTTGGGATTTCGGTGGGCGTGCGGACCTTATTGAATACGCAAAGAAAAAAGGAATTCCAGTTCCCGTAACAGCTGCTAAACCATATAGTATGGATAGAAACTTAATGCACCTTTCCTTTGAAGGTGGAATTCTAGAAGATCCATTCAATGAACCAAAAGAAGATATGTTTATCTTAACCGTATCTCCGGAAAAAGCTCCAGACAAACCAACTTATTTAGAATTGGATTTTGAAAATGGAGATTGTGTTGCTATCGACGGAAAAAAACTAAACCCACTTGAAGTGATGGAAACCTTAAATGACTTAGGTGGAAAAAACGGAGTGGGCCGAGTCGACATCGTTGAGAACCGACTTGTTGGAATCAAATCTCGAGGGGTTTACGAAACTCCTGGTGGAACCATCCTTCACATCGCACACCGCGATTTAGAATCCATCACACTCGATCGTGACACCCAACACAAAAAGGATGAACTCTCTCAAGAGTTTGCACGATACATCTACAATGGCCAATGGTATTCGAACCAAATGAATGCTTTGCGTGCGTATATGGATTATACACAAAAGTATGTGAATGGAACCGTACGAATCAAATTGTACAAAGGAAGTTGTACGGTTGTCGGACGTAAATCCATCAAGTCTCTTTACAATGCAGGATTATCTACATTTGAAAAAGAAGAATTGTACAACCAATATGATGCGGAAGGTTTTATCAACCTATACGGACTACCTATGAAAGAATGGGCACGGGTAAACAAATAA
- a CDS encoding two-component system sensor histidine kinase NtrB: protein MLDSKIERLSQLLSHSQNGLVFVDLKSKRILYLDEITKERLDIKNPNSLEIQNVFCDHELLISEIHTHPQSKSEYKWFLKKQNLEKIVSSVHFSSLTDFFDSDTEIYSITIHWNHEFTKEQSEVIGHLEIPFCQTDLNGNLKYANPKFIDFFRLSENQIQTYHVSDILPLSETFTKELLIQNSKQILEFQLSMGDLITFQLQSFITTDQGKPNGITLLLLDLSELQNAERIIKYGEDKLRTFFATMNNGFVIVNRDAKILEIAPIFKFLLFQVFAFEVGEDIFHFFDETMKSKLMNVLKAVVENQITQSTEFDYVLLGEERTFEIRFIPVRRYDPNDKKIMLVFSDITEAKRMDRQLIESMKFASIGEIAAGLAHEINNPLQSALLYLDDLIAVDETDPSERRNILKKIESANLRIRDLVKALLDLGRMESPNRDFVSPYYILVRTSELVEVSCRKKNISFTRHAGPNLPGIFVRWQEIEQVLINCVVNSINALSEMEQARQFPKIELGIDLVKNQKKEWVVFSVEDNGPGIDENTLEKVFLPLFTTRRNKQGTGLGLSISKKIITDHGGEIYIKTKEGTGTKVEIYLPAHTDDNG, encoded by the coding sequence ATGTTAGATTCAAAAATTGAAAGACTATCGCAGCTACTTTCCCATTCCCAGAATGGATTGGTTTTCGTCGATCTTAAATCGAAACGAATTCTATATCTGGATGAAATTACAAAAGAACGACTGGATATCAAAAATCCGAATTCTTTGGAAATTCAAAATGTCTTCTGCGATCATGAACTTTTAATTTCGGAAATCCATACTCATCCGCAATCAAAAAGTGAATACAAATGGTTTTTAAAAAAACAAAATTTAGAAAAGATAGTTAGTTCCGTTCATTTTTCCTCGCTAACAGATTTTTTTGATTCCGATACAGAAATTTATTCCATAACAATTCATTGGAATCATGAGTTCACAAAGGAACAATCTGAAGTTATTGGTCATCTAGAAATTCCATTTTGCCAAACTGATCTCAACGGAAACTTAAAATATGCCAATCCTAAGTTCATTGATTTTTTTCGTTTATCAGAAAACCAAATCCAGACTTACCATGTATCTGATATTCTTCCCTTATCTGAAACTTTCACTAAAGAATTGTTAATTCAAAATTCAAAACAAATTCTAGAATTTCAATTGTCAATGGGTGATTTGATTACCTTTCAACTACAAAGTTTTATCACAACAGATCAAGGTAAACCAAATGGAATCACGTTACTTTTACTTGATCTTTCTGAATTACAAAATGCAGAAAGAATCATAAAATATGGTGAAGATAAATTAAGAACATTTTTTGCAACGATGAATAATGGATTTGTAATCGTAAATAGAGATGCCAAAATCCTTGAAATTGCGCCAATTTTTAAGTTTTTGTTATTCCAAGTTTTTGCCTTTGAAGTAGGAGAAGATATATTTCATTTTTTTGATGAAACCATGAAATCGAAACTAATGAATGTTTTGAAGGCAGTTGTTGAAAATCAAATTACCCAATCCACAGAATTTGATTATGTTCTTTTAGGTGAAGAACGAACTTTTGAAATTCGCTTTATTCCTGTAAGGCGATATGATCCGAACGACAAAAAAATTATGTTAGTTTTTTCTGATATTACTGAAGCAAAACGAATGGACCGCCAACTCATCGAATCTATGAAATTTGCAAGTATCGGAGAAATTGCTGCCGGACTTGCTCATGAAATTAATAATCCACTTCAAAGTGCACTTTTATATTTAGATGATTTAATTGCCGTCGACGAAACAGATCCCAGCGAACGAAGGAACATTCTCAAAAAAATTGAATCAGCAAATTTACGAATTCGAGATTTGGTTAAGGCTCTACTTGATTTAGGTAGGATGGAAAGTCCCAATCGAGATTTTGTATCGCCGTATTATATCTTAGTAAGAACAAGTGAACTCGTGGAGGTAAGTTGCCGAAAAAAAAATATCAGTTTTACCCGCCACGCTGGACCCAATTTACCAGGAATTTTTGTACGTTGGCAGGAAATTGAACAAGTATTGATCAATTGTGTGGTAAACTCCATCAATGCTCTTTCCGAGATGGAACAGGCAAGACAGTTTCCAAAAATTGAATTGGGAATCGATTTAGTCAAAAATCAAAAAAAAGAGTGGGTTGTATTTTCAGTAGAGGACAATGGACCTGGTATTGATGAAAATACTTTAGAAAAAGTTTTTTTGCCATTATTCACAACAAGAAGAAATAAACAAGGAACTGGTTTGGGGCTTTCTATTTCTAAAAAAATCATCACTGACCATGGCGGTGAGATCTATATCAAGACAAAGGAAGGAACAGGAACAAAGGTAGAGATATACCTTCCTGCCCATACAGATGACAATGGATAA
- the coaD gene encoding pantetheine-phosphate adenylyltransferase, giving the protein MKNIAVYPGSFDPFTNGHLDIIRRAHPLFEEIIIAVAINSKKTSLFSPEERVEMIGKVFKGWDKIKIDTFEGLTVDYCKEKNSRVILRGLRAVTDFDYEYAISLMNKKLAPEIETYFLMADNEYSFVSSTIVKEVARHGRAVSNQVPDIVGEALTKKFSV; this is encoded by the coding sequence ATGAAAAATATCGCCGTATATCCAGGTTCTTTTGATCCGTTCACAAACGGTCATCTCGACATTATACGGCGAGCTCATCCGTTATTCGAAGAGATCATTATTGCTGTTGCAATCAATTCCAAAAAAACTTCTCTGTTTTCACCTGAAGAACGTGTGGAAATGATTGGAAAGGTTTTTAAAGGTTGGGACAAAATCAAAATTGATACTTTTGAAGGTCTGACAGTCGATTATTGCAAAGAAAAAAATTCACGTGTGATTTTACGGGGACTTCGTGCGGTAACAGACTTTGATTACGAATATGCGATTTCACTTATGAATAAAAAATTAGCACCGGAAATCGAAACTTATTTTTTGATGGCAGACAATGAATACTCTTTTGTCTCCTCTACAATCGTCAAAGAAGTAGCAAGACATGGAAGAGCGGTATCCAACCAAGTTCCAGACATCGTGGGCGAAGCCCTTACCAAAAAATTCTCCGTATAA
- a CDS encoding nitrilase-related carbon-nitrogen hydrolase, translating to MRFPVSFSVFVTITVFTIHCQKQVVPQEEVSLYLPNPKVYIQKEGKGKRGSFLGMEPYLNKYSYATEDSFYLALNEYFRIAKENDLLFIDRSIVVLPEYIGTWLVVTAEDKSIFATNTIQEAMEVLVKHNLGSFLWHYLFSSSYSSDTLKETLFRMKAWQMTDRYQSVFAKLAREYRVSIVAGSIVLPHPKVIEGKITPTDGPLENVSFYFHPDGRVDDQIVRKLFPITDEKEFLKEGKIEENPSYQTSLGKLYTMVCADSWFPEVYTEFKKTESELLAVPSFVSPADAWTIKWQGYNGYANPKDVDSKDIGVISERSAWKKYAMNGRLKDPKVKAGINVFFRGEIWDLSASGDAFLNLAGKPVINFVKEEKNQGRIYVLYL from the coding sequence ATGCGTTTTCCCGTTTCTTTTTCTGTTTTTGTAACCATTACAGTTTTTACAATTCACTGCCAAAAGCAAGTTGTACCGCAAGAGGAAGTCTCCCTATACCTACCTAACCCAAAGGTATACATCCAAAAAGAGGGAAAAGGAAAACGGGGAAGTTTTCTGGGGATGGAACCGTATCTTAACAAATATAGTTACGCAACGGAAGATAGTTTTTATTTGGCTTTGAACGAATACTTTCGGATAGCAAAGGAAAATGATCTTCTTTTTATAGATCGTAGTATCGTTGTTTTACCCGAGTACATTGGAACTTGGCTTGTAGTGACCGCCGAGGACAAATCAATTTTTGCCACCAATACAATCCAAGAAGCAATGGAAGTTTTGGTAAAACATAACCTTGGATCCTTTCTTTGGCATTATCTCTTCAGCAGTTCCTATTCTTCTGATACTTTAAAAGAAACACTCTTTCGGATGAAAGCTTGGCAAATGACAGACAGATACCAATCTGTATTTGCAAAACTCGCACGTGAGTATCGAGTCTCCATTGTCGCAGGTTCCATTGTATTACCGCATCCCAAAGTCATAGAAGGAAAAATCACGCCGACAGATGGGCCTTTGGAAAACGTAAGTTTTTATTTTCATCCCGATGGCAGAGTGGATGACCAAATTGTCAGAAAACTATTTCCCATTACCGACGAAAAAGAATTCCTGAAAGAAGGTAAGATAGAAGAAAATCCAAGTTACCAAACCTCGCTTGGGAAACTATACACGATGGTCTGTGCCGATTCTTGGTTTCCTGAAGTATATACAGAATTTAAAAAAACGGAATCGGAGCTTCTTGCAGTTCCCTCTTTTGTATCACCAGCAGATGCCTGGACCATTAAATGGCAGGGTTACAACGGTTATGCGAATCCAAAAGATGTGGATTCCAAAGACATTGGCGTTATTTCAGAACGATCGGCTTGGAAAAAATATGCAATGAATGGTCGCCTGAAAGATCCAAAAGTAAAAGCAGGTATCAATGTATTTTTTCGAGGTGAAATTTGGGATTTGTCAGCTAGTGGAGATGCTTTTTTGAATCTCGCAGGAAAACCTGTAATCAATTTTGTGAAAGAAGAAAAAAACCAAGGAAGAATCTATGTACTCTATCTCTAG
- a CDS encoding alpha/beta fold hydrolase, translated as MKNMGGIPCFVDMGGHKIFYWKFGNGNKKPIVFLHGLLDESFGFRRVVKELLNDGYPLYVFDLPGYGKSKLPLVKYLYQIDVWADLLLECFLKLELKDICLVGHSMGGLTSQHLVLQDNQKRVEKLILLAPGGIPHPERERMRKILFPKTEKQVILLLRYLYGEEFPEPGYLFRHTLVTIWNEKPNEYLQENTLRREDEIFFDSKIKGIKIPTLILAGAQDEITPPFMMKKINSYIKKSKLVWIPKVRHAIHLEKPDVVANNIRIFYNT; from the coding sequence ATGAAAAATATGGGGGGGATACCCTGTTTCGTTGATATGGGAGGCCATAAAATCTTTTATTGGAAATTTGGAAATGGCAATAAAAAACCAATTGTTTTTTTACATGGTTTGCTTGATGAGAGTTTTGGATTTCGAAGAGTCGTAAAAGAACTGTTAAATGATGGGTATCCGCTTTATGTATTTGATCTGCCTGGATATGGAAAAAGTAAATTACCCTTAGTAAAATATCTTTACCAAATTGATGTTTGGGCAGATTTATTACTCGAATGTTTCCTGAAATTAGAACTGAAAGATATTTGTCTAGTTGGACATTCAATGGGTGGGCTCACATCCCAACATTTGGTTTTACAAGATAATCAAAAAAGAGTCGAAAAACTTATTCTGTTAGCACCAGGCGGAATTCCACATCCTGAACGAGAAAGAATGCGCAAAATTCTTTTCCCAAAAACGGAAAAGCAGGTTATTTTGTTGCTACGATATTTGTATGGAGAGGAATTTCCTGAACCTGGATATTTATTTCGCCATACTCTTGTTACTATTTGGAACGAAAAACCAAATGAATATTTACAAGAAAACACCTTACGTCGGGAAGATGAGATTTTTTTTGATTCGAAAATTAAGGGAATCAAAATTCCAACCTTAATTTTAGCCGGCGCACAAGATGAAATCACTCCGCCGTTTATGATGAAAAAAATTAATTCTTATATTAAAAAAAGTAAATTGGTATGGATTCCAAAAGTTCGACATGCCATACATTTGGAAAAACCAGATGTGGTGGCAAATAATATTAGGATATTCTATAATACTTAA